A genomic stretch from Chloroflexota bacterium includes:
- the ftsY gene encoding signal recognition particle-docking protein FtsY, which translates to MMARPRREPPGLGLRPRPGGLGGRLRALLGRDRVVESTWDELEEALVAADVGPETTVALIAATQERAGASATGEAVRAALAQEIRLRLDRVGCGRFELGPAPAVILVVGVNGSGKTTTIAKLAARFVRDGHSVVLAAADTFRAAAVEQLRLWGEQVGVPVVAQRPGADPGAVAFDALATAESRGIEVVIVDTAGRLQNKVQLMTELAKIRRVIERRQPGQPRHVLLALDATTGQNGLSQAEAFSREAGVTGIVLTKMDGTSKGGVAVAIADRLQLPIFFAGVGEELDSLAPFDPEAYVEWLLAA; encoded by the coding sequence ATGATGGCGCGCCCGAGGCGTGAGCCGCCGGGCCTCGGCCTGCGGCCACGGCCCGGCGGACTCGGCGGCCGGCTGCGCGCCCTGCTGGGCCGGGACCGGGTCGTCGAGTCGACCTGGGACGAGCTCGAGGAGGCCCTGGTCGCGGCCGACGTGGGACCAGAGACCACGGTGGCGCTGATCGCCGCCACGCAGGAACGCGCCGGCGCGTCGGCCACTGGCGAGGCGGTGCGCGCAGCCCTGGCGCAGGAGATTCGCCTGCGTCTCGATCGAGTGGGCTGCGGCAGATTCGAGCTCGGACCGGCCCCGGCAGTGATCCTGGTGGTGGGCGTCAACGGATCGGGCAAGACGACGACAATCGCCAAGTTGGCGGCGCGATTCGTGCGCGACGGCCACAGCGTGGTCCTCGCCGCCGCGGACACGTTCCGCGCCGCCGCGGTCGAGCAGCTTCGCCTGTGGGGCGAGCAGGTCGGGGTCCCGGTGGTCGCCCAGCGCCCTGGTGCCGATCCGGGCGCCGTCGCGTTCGACGCGCTGGCGACGGCCGAGTCGCGGGGTATCGAGGTGGTCATCGTCGACACCGCCGGCCGCCTGCAGAACAAGGTTCAGCTGATGACCGAGCTGGCCAAGATCCGGCGCGTGATCGAACGGCGCCAGCCGGGCCAGCCGCGGCACGTCCTCCTCGCGCTCGACGCCACCACCGGTCAGAACGGCCTCTCCCAGGCCGAGGCGTTCAGCCGCGAGGCGGGCGTCACCGGGATCGTCCTGACCAAGATGGATGGCACCTCCAAGGGTGGCGTGGCGGTCGCCATCGCCGATCGGCTGCAGCTGCCGATCTTCTTCGCGGGGGTCGGCGAGGAGCTCGACTCGCTCGCCCCGTTCGACCCCGAGGCCTACGTGGAGTGGCTGCTGG